The following nucleotide sequence is from Candidatus Zixiibacteriota bacterium.
GGTGGCTTACAGAGCCGGTGAAGATAACCAGATAGGCTTGATTTTCACAACCGATTCGGCCGAGAACCGCTTTGAGGAATCGCTTCAGCACTTTGAAAAAGACCTTCTGGCGGTCAACAGTGAGACATGGAACGGTCCCATAGTGATAAAAACTCTCGAAGAACATCCTCTCTTTGCTGCCTGCGGCGACCGCCGGATAAATTCGTTCCTGATTCCGCCATGGTATGAGCCGAATGACTGCCTGCTCAATATCGCCCTGAAGCGCGGCGCCAATCTATACGGATTTCTTATTCTCGGTTACGGCGCCGACAACGAAATGCCGAGTGACAGCGACCGCCAGCTCCTCTCTATTACCGCCAGCCAGATAGCTATCTCCTTCGAAAATATTCTTCTGCTGGAAGAAACCCGCAATGCTTACAGTCGACTGAAGGACCTGCAGGACCAGACCATTCAATTGGAGAAGATGGCGGTTAAGGGGCAGATGTCGGCTGAAATTGGACATGAATTGAATAATTTCCTCGGGGTTGTCTCCGGGAATATCTCTCTGCTGGAGCATCAGGTTAATCAGAAAAACTATTCGGAACTGGATAAGTATATCAAAGCCGTAATCAGTAATCTCGACAATATCAAGAAGTTCACGCAAGGGCTGATGGATTTTACGACGCTGGCGTCTAAATTCGAATCCTGCAATATTGTCGAACTGGTGGAGGATGTCCTGGAATCGCTGAAAGCGCATCGTCATTTCCAGAATGTTGAGGTTTCGTTCGACCGGCCGCAGAGTTCGATATTCACCATGGCAGATATTGGACAACTGCAACAGCTGCTTTACAACATGCTCAACAACGCCGCCGACGCCACCCTTGAGAACGATTCGAGCAAGGGGCGGAAAGTTGCCGTGCTGATTACCTTCGACCAGGAAAACGAAAATTTTGCCCTGTCGGTGACCGATAATGGGGTCGGGATGACACCGGAGCAGCTGGCCAATGCTTTCAAATCACGATTCACCACCAAGAAAAGCGGGCATGGGTTCGGGCTTCTGGTCTGCAAGAGAATTATTGAGAATCACAAAGGGAAATTGACGATTGACTCGACTCCCGGCGAAGGAACCACGATTACTATCAATTTTCCTATCCTCTCCCCGGCCGAAAATCTGCAAGCCGTGCGATAGCATTGCCTTATTTTCCGGAAATATATATATTCCCTGCGGTTAACTGTTCCTTTGCAATATGCCTGTTGGTTCCGGATATAATAGTCTCCATTTTGCGGGCCTGTGGACACGGTTCACAGCCCTGCTTATCGATTTCACTCTCCTGAGCCTTCCATTTTTTGTTATCACAAGAATTGTCAAAGGAGTCTGGCTGATGGGGGCTAAAGACCATCGCTGGGCAAGCGGTTGGTTCATTAGTGACCCCTTATGCATAATCTTTCTGGCAGTTATTATCTTGTACTTCATTCTGCTTGAAGGTCTGGCCGGGATGACCGTCGGCAAACGATTGCTGGGGATTAAGGTGGTCGACGTTAAGGGCGGTCGGCCGGGCTTAAAGAAAAGTCTTGTCAGGAATCTTCTGCGGGCGGTGGACAGTCTTCCGGCACTGAACGTTGTCGGTGTGATTTTGATTCTGAAGTCACCGGAGCGGGCGCGATTCGGGGACAGGATTGCCGGCACTCGGGTAGTCAAGTTGATGAAATGATTCATCTGCCTGGCAGACCTTCTCATCTGCCCGGCAAATTTCCAGATCTACTGGTTCCTCATGTGCCTGGCAGATCTCCAGATCTGCTGGTAATTCATTATTGTATTCTGGCAGGTTTGAGCACGTGGATTCCAGAGACCGGGCCGGTAAGGGAACAAGATTTTGAAGATACCGTCAGGTGAGACACCTGACGGCGCGAGAGGGGGCGGCTCACGGACGGCGCGAGAAGGGGTGCGACACAGGGGCAGCGCGAGAGGGGGTGCGACACATGGGCAGCGCGAGAGGGGGACGGCACACGGCCTGCGCGAGAAGAGGGCAGCACACGGATGGTGCGAGTGAAATACGAAATCTCTCGACGCCGCAGTTGTAATGAGAATATATCCCAGGCGGGAAATGAAACGGCGGAATCCGAAGAGTCTCGAATTCCGCCGGGGGAACGGAAGAGTGAGTGCTGCTGTCCTTACATTAAAACTTCATCCCAGGCCAGAAGATTTTTCTTAAATGAATATCGAGCGAATAATTGCCCATAATAATTTTTTGCATTCCTAATCTTTCAGTACCATTATTCCCCAGCGTTGGGGATTTTCCGGGCGGGAGGCGTTGAAATCAGGGAAGGAATGGGAATCATCAGTGACGAAATAGACTTCATATCTACCGGCTTCAAGAAAAATCTGGGTATCGACTTTGCGGTTTTTGTCGGCGCCACCGGCATGGCGGGTCATCCGGTAGGTCATCTCCCAAACCGTTTCTCCCGTCTGGGCATTCTCAATCCAGCCATAATCGTACATATGCCCCCCCTTACCTTCGCCAAGAGCCACAACTTTCACCTTAGCGGCTGACTTCAGTTCAAATTCACGGCGCGCCTTCTCATCATCCCCCAGCCCGGTCAAATCGACCAGAACATTGCTGTTGGAAGGTATCTGGTCGAAATATTCGACAATATTCTTGTCAAAGTTCTTGCCGAAGCCATAGAGGGTTATCCCCCATAATTCTTTTTCCATCGGCGGCGAGGCATTCCAGTCGTTGTAAGCGTGAGAGTCATCAGTCGAGTAATAGACCATATAGTTTCCGGCGGGGAGCTTGACGATACCATCAAAGCGCCGATTCTTGGAGGCGCCGCCGGCGTGCGTGCAGTTTTCTTCAGTCATCTCCCAGATTTTTTCACCGCTATCAATATCTTCAATCCAGCCGTAATCGGCGAATTCATCATCGTAGCCGAATTCTCCCAGCGCTACGACATGGAAAGCCGCCGGTTTCTTGAGAGTGAATCCCTTGGAGACAAACTCATCATCCCCCACCCGCGAAAGGGCAACTACGACCGGTTCGGCGTAACTGATTTCGAAATCGGAGATAAACTGACGGTCGCTCTCCTTGACCGGAGCGATAACCATCCCGTAATGCATCGGGTCATACGGCGGTTGAACGTTCCAGCGCTCAAAGGAATGACTGTCATCACTGATATATTGAGCCAGATAATTCCCGGGAGGAAGCGTGACCTCGCCGACAAAGGAGCGGTTTTTCCGTCCGCCGCCGGCCCAGGAAGTATTCCATTTATCCATCTGCCAGACTTTCTTGAGACTGTCGGCGTCTATTATCCAGCCATGGTCAACAAAGACCCGGTCGCTGCTGGAGTATTCGCCGATGGCGATGATTTTCAGGGGCAGTTCTTTCTTGAGGGTGAAACCTCTCTTGGCGAAATAGTCATCACCCGGCTGTGAAAAATCGACAATGGCGCTTTTCTTTCGCGTCAGGACCGGGTCAAAGCGGGTGAAGGTGCCATCGGGCGCCTTTATCATAATCTGCAGGTCTTTAATGTCTTCACTGTAATATTCCCGCTTCGATTCTTCATCGGTGTCAATAATGTCACCCAGCCATTTGAAAGCATCCCCCATATCCTCGATAATGATTTCCATCCCTTCCAGCGAATAGGGGCGGCCCACATAATAATAACACTCATATTTTCCGGCCGGGAGGGTCACCTCGTCCTCGCATTCCCGCAGATAACGGGAGCCTTCGTAGCGATGAGTCTCCTGCTCTT
It contains:
- a CDS encoding response regulator is translated as MSDSIKIDGRSPRILVVDDEEIVLSLVKDALEDAGYEIELASGGLEALRKLEREHFDFILTDIRMPECDGLELAKRAREKVPAIGVIFMTGYANLNSAKDAIKEGAYDYIMKPFELNEIRQAVKGAIRKRQKDAEKTLAGQLGRLSDLNQLMYTVGDKKSLLRLSLGFALMQGKTARGAVAYRAGEDNQIGLIFTTDSAENRFEESLQHFEKDLLAVNSETWNGPIVIKTLEEHPLFAACGDRRINSFLIPPWYEPNDCLLNIALKRGANLYGFLILGYGADNEMPSDSDRQLLSITASQIAISFENILLLEETRNAYSRLKDLQDQTIQLEKMAVKGQMSAEIGHELNNFLGVVSGNISLLEHQVNQKNYSELDKYIKAVISNLDNIKKFTQGLMDFTTLASKFESCNIVELVEDVLESLKAHRHFQNVEVSFDRPQSSIFTMADIGQLQQLLYNMLNNAADATLENDSSKGRKVAVLITFDQENENFALSVTDNGVGMTPEQLANAFKSRFTTKKSGHGFGLLVCKRIIENHKGKLTIDSTPGEGTTITINFPILSPAENLQAVR
- a CDS encoding RDD family protein, with amino-acid sequence MPVGSGYNSLHFAGLWTRFTALLIDFTLLSLPFFVITRIVKGVWLMGAKDHRWASGWFISDPLCIIFLAVIILYFILLEGLAGMTVGKRLLGIKVVDVKGGRPGLKKSLVRNLLRAVDSLPALNVVGVILILKSPERARFGDRIAGTRVVKLMK